One Yimella lutea DNA window includes the following coding sequences:
- a CDS encoding O-antigen ligase family protein yields the protein MAAHSTVRRLLHWGGVALVAVVALALLFGAGQQIPHRPTLVVIGAAIVLLFALSLTESALVPIAFLPLYLISTRAGLGGIDLSVSDLALFVAFWPAVLLAPRPFSPTLRTLLWLSATYQACLLFTLIQNPYRANYFEWAHEWLLISGALVVGWTIGRRGYAGLGLSILLACASVLAVITIVTGLRQYAGGDFSAVYVTSPMPMPMHKNFIGPLMSVCAIVAWLRPPQMKLGRLTPVVLGLLLVALGMSQSRQAIVGLAVAMAVVAVRRGVKHPRRVLTFAAVPALGFTTLTVQEQLSTTSDAAQFNSANQRVTWFADTMDVWAHQPLVGVGLRWWYTNRFTHRFQPPNALLEVGSSAGLVGVLGFVIWAIGSVVVTSRDRSVYGMIAFGVLVDRMVQGQLDIFWVAVTASLPFVIIGICLGGRAAELDPTGAGADIRTMHGAGGGHRVEVAGASPR from the coding sequence GTGGCCGCACACAGCACCGTGCGACGGCTGCTGCATTGGGGCGGCGTCGCGTTGGTGGCAGTCGTCGCCCTGGCACTACTGTTCGGCGCCGGCCAACAGATTCCGCACCGGCCGACCTTGGTGGTGATCGGGGCGGCGATCGTGTTGTTGTTCGCGCTCAGCCTCACCGAGTCGGCGCTGGTGCCGATCGCGTTCCTCCCGCTCTACCTCATCAGCACTCGGGCGGGGCTCGGTGGCATTGACCTGTCGGTGTCCGATCTTGCACTCTTCGTTGCCTTCTGGCCGGCGGTGCTGCTTGCACCGCGTCCGTTCTCCCCAACGCTGCGTACGCTGCTGTGGCTGTCGGCGACCTACCAGGCGTGCCTACTGTTCACCCTCATCCAGAACCCCTACCGCGCGAACTACTTCGAGTGGGCACACGAATGGCTGTTGATCAGCGGGGCGTTGGTCGTCGGCTGGACCATCGGGAGGCGCGGCTACGCCGGGCTCGGCCTCAGCATCCTGCTCGCCTGCGCGAGCGTGCTCGCGGTGATCACGATCGTCACCGGTCTGCGGCAGTACGCCGGAGGCGACTTCTCTGCGGTGTACGTGACGTCGCCGATGCCGATGCCGATGCACAAGAACTTCATCGGACCGCTCATGAGCGTCTGCGCCATCGTCGCCTGGCTTCGGCCACCCCAGATGAAGCTCGGTCGGCTCACCCCCGTGGTGCTCGGCCTGCTGCTGGTGGCGCTCGGGATGAGCCAGTCGCGCCAGGCGATCGTCGGTCTCGCTGTTGCCATGGCGGTCGTCGCCGTGCGCCGGGGCGTGAAGCACCCGCGCCGCGTGCTGACGTTCGCGGCAGTTCCTGCCCTCGGCTTCACCACACTCACCGTGCAGGAACAACTCAGCACGACTTCCGATGCCGCGCAGTTCAACTCGGCCAACCAACGAGTCACCTGGTTCGCCGACACGATGGACGTCTGGGCGCACCAACCTCTCGTCGGGGTCGGCCTGCGCTGGTGGTACACCAACCGGTTCACCCACCGCTTCCAACCACCCAATGCATTGCTCGAGGTCGGCTCGTCGGCCGGCCTCGTCGGCGTGCTCGGCTTCGTGATCTGGGCCATCGGCAGCGTCGTAGTCACCTCGCGCGACCGCTCGGTCTATGGAATGATCGCCTTCGGCGTGCTGGTCGATCGCATGGTGCAGGGGCAACTCGACATCTTCTGGGTGGCCGTGACAGCGTCTCTGCCGTTCGTCATCATCGGCATCTGTCTCGGTGGCCGAGCCGCCGAACTCGACCCCACCGGCGCGGGCGCAGACATCCGGACTATGCACGGCGCCGGTGGCGGCCACCGCGTCGAGGTGGCCGGAGCCAGTCCGCGGTGA
- a CDS encoding glycosyltransferase family 4 protein, with translation MRVVHAIRSGNFAGVERHVLSLAITQRQRGDEVTVIGGDASRMQAPLAEAGARFTPATTTFDVVHALARLRSWGPDVINAHMTAAETAAVITGLAPGAAPIVATRHFATHRGSRPALRPILRLGTRRLAAQIAVSDFVAAHIDGPSTVVHSGVPVRPHSDVPRERTVLVVQRLEPEKLTDLTLSAFSRSGLAAEGWRLELVGDGALRNDLQDNAVRLGIAGATTFLGHRSDVPDRMDAASILVAPTASEALGLTVLEAMAGGLPVVASASGGHLETVGSASDAAMFPAGDVDAAARLLRELAADDTRRVAYGADLRAIQRERFTIEAQAEATDAVYRSVL, from the coding sequence GTGAGGGTGGTCCACGCGATCCGGTCGGGCAACTTCGCCGGAGTCGAACGCCATGTGCTCAGTTTGGCCATCACCCAGCGGCAGCGCGGTGACGAGGTGACGGTCATAGGTGGCGATGCCTCGCGGATGCAGGCCCCATTGGCCGAGGCCGGCGCACGGTTCACCCCGGCGACGACCACCTTCGACGTCGTCCACGCGTTGGCACGGCTGCGCAGTTGGGGCCCCGACGTGATCAATGCGCACATGACGGCTGCGGAGACGGCGGCAGTGATTACCGGGCTCGCCCCCGGCGCGGCACCGATCGTCGCCACCCGGCACTTCGCGACGCATCGCGGCAGCAGGCCGGCGCTCCGACCGATCCTGCGCCTCGGTACACGCCGCTTGGCCGCACAGATCGCGGTGAGCGACTTCGTTGCAGCGCACATCGATGGGCCATCCACCGTCGTCCACTCCGGCGTGCCGGTGCGACCGCACTCCGACGTGCCACGCGAACGCACCGTGCTGGTCGTGCAGCGGTTGGAGCCGGAGAAGCTCACCGACCTCACGTTGAGCGCGTTCTCGCGCTCGGGCCTTGCCGCCGAAGGCTGGCGGCTGGAGTTGGTGGGCGACGGCGCCTTGCGTAACGACCTGCAGGACAACGCTGTTCGGCTCGGTATCGCCGGAGCCACAACCTTCCTCGGGCACCGCTCCGACGTGCCCGACCGGATGGATGCGGCCTCGATCCTCGTAGCGCCCACCGCCTCCGAGGCGCTGGGCCTGACCGTCCTGGAAGCGATGGCCGGTGGCCTGCCGGTGGTCGCATCGGCGTCCGGCGGCCACCTGGAGACCGTCGGATCCGCCTCGGATGCAGCGATGTTCCCGGCGGGTGACGTCGACGCTGCCGCCCGGCTGCTGCGCGAGCTCGCCGCCGACGACACCCGACGCGTTGCCTATGGCGCGGACCTGCGCGCGATCCAACGCGAGCGCTTCACCATCGAGGCCCAAGCCGAGGCCACCGACGCCGTCTACCGGAGCGTGCTGTGA
- a CDS encoding glycosyltransferase: MTAHDLVVISLEAWDEVWRRNQHLVHRLLLTDPALRVLWVEPSVDPLHAARSGRRPRPGRALRPGPSLPGENGTRILLLEPTKLLPRKIDRGQDLRWARHIAQTARRIGFERPLLWVNDPRGADVLDATGWPAIYDITDDWLQADRTAAELARLHQHESLLLDRCAQIVVCSPALERTKQRAGRTTLIPNAVDPETYRRPAPRPHDLPVGANAVYVGTLHTDRIDVSLAIRTAERLAGRATLTLVGPNLLTPDDRTRLERAGVVLLGQKPVMDVPAYLQHADVLVVPHLVNAFTDSLDPIKVYEYAAVGRPVVSTNVAGFRDARDDRVTIADGEAFADAVALAVPGRWRFSDRADRPVPSWDDRARQMASVISAATGWT, translated from the coding sequence GTGACCGCACACGACCTCGTGGTGATCTCGTTGGAGGCATGGGACGAGGTCTGGCGCCGCAACCAACACCTCGTGCACCGCCTGCTTCTCACCGACCCCGCGCTGCGCGTGCTCTGGGTCGAGCCGAGCGTCGACCCGCTCCACGCCGCCCGCTCGGGTCGACGCCCACGACCCGGACGCGCACTGCGTCCGGGCCCGAGCCTGCCGGGCGAGAACGGCACCAGAATCCTCCTGCTCGAGCCCACCAAGCTCCTCCCCCGCAAAATCGATCGCGGACAGGATCTGCGGTGGGCCCGCCACATCGCGCAGACGGCGAGGCGCATCGGTTTCGAACGTCCTCTGCTGTGGGTGAACGACCCACGGGGCGCAGACGTGCTCGACGCGACGGGTTGGCCGGCGATCTACGACATCACCGATGACTGGCTGCAAGCGGATCGCACCGCTGCGGAGTTGGCGCGATTGCATCAGCACGAGTCACTGCTGCTCGACCGGTGCGCGCAGATCGTCGTGTGCTCGCCCGCGCTCGAACGCACCAAGCAACGCGCCGGTCGCACCACCCTCATCCCGAACGCCGTTGATCCGGAGACCTACCGCCGACCCGCACCGCGCCCACATGATCTCCCGGTCGGCGCCAACGCCGTATACGTCGGGACGCTGCACACCGACCGCATCGATGTGTCCCTGGCCATCAGGACAGCAGAGCGTCTCGCCGGCCGTGCGACGCTCACCCTCGTGGGACCGAACCTTCTTACGCCCGACGACCGCACCCGCCTCGAGAGGGCAGGAGTGGTGCTCCTAGGGCAAAAACCGGTGATGGATGTGCCCGCCTATCTCCAGCACGCTGACGTGCTCGTCGTGCCACACCTGGTCAACGCATTTACCGACAGTCTCGACCCGATCAAGGTCTACGAATACGCGGCGGTCGGTCGACCGGTGGTGAGCACAAACGTCGCCGGCTTCCGGGATGCGCGTGACGATCGCGTGACGATCGCCGACGGCGAAGCATTCGCAGATGCTGTTGCCTTGGCGGTGCCCGGCCGGTGGCGGTTCTCCGATCGAGCAGACCGGCCGGTGCCGTCGTGGGACGACCGGGCACGCCAGATGGCGAGTGTTATCTCCGCTGCCACGGGCTGGACGTAA
- a CDS encoding PqqD family protein, with protein MADLVIGERVGWVCTDDTFYVAKLPDGPLMAMNETAAAIWGACQAGTSREGLIRDLAAHYDMPPSELAPEVDRFVVELLAVGILRER; from the coding sequence GTGGCTGACCTTGTGATTGGTGAACGTGTCGGCTGGGTATGCACCGACGACACTTTTTACGTTGCGAAGCTGCCGGACGGCCCGTTGATGGCGATGAACGAGACTGCGGCGGCTATTTGGGGGGCATGTCAGGCAGGGACGTCGCGCGAAGGTCTGATCCGCGACCTGGCGGCTCACTACGACATGCCACCGAGTGAACTCGCGCCTGAGGTCGACCGATTCGTCGTGGAACTGCTTGCAGTGGGGATCCTGCGAGAGCGGTGA
- a CDS encoding nucleotidyltransferase family protein, with translation MTMQSGTGVQRVEAPSGVRVVLGRAAVQLIADDAGAQLLHIKGEAVDSRLSPRQAPGSDVDALVRPAHVSRLDTALRARGWRIHSTFANGSPFEHAQTYLHDLWGYFDLHRWFPGINLPADEAFELLWKERQPRQLAGATGSVPSLPMQATILILNAARSGVGDPVQRWIVEPGIDPAVIERCVGQLQAQVAFAAATGHLADFSREPDYTLWSAVTQDGSRTAEWLGRYRAAHSWRQRIRIIARAPRVNIDDLSHRLGRQPTRSEIVAETIRRASKAGQESWTWWRGRSRRG, from the coding sequence ATGACGATGCAGAGTGGGACCGGTGTACAGCGGGTGGAGGCGCCTTCCGGCGTCCGTGTGGTCCTCGGCAGAGCGGCGGTGCAGCTCATCGCAGATGATGCGGGCGCTCAGTTGCTGCACATCAAAGGCGAGGCTGTCGATTCTCGCCTCAGCCCGAGACAAGCACCTGGCTCAGACGTCGATGCGTTGGTCCGCCCGGCCCACGTCAGCCGGCTCGACACGGCGCTACGTGCCCGTGGCTGGCGGATCCACAGCACCTTCGCGAATGGGTCGCCGTTCGAGCATGCACAGACGTACTTGCACGACTTGTGGGGTTACTTCGATCTACATCGCTGGTTTCCCGGCATCAACCTCCCCGCCGATGAAGCGTTCGAACTGCTGTGGAAGGAACGACAACCCCGCCAGCTCGCGGGGGCGACCGGTTCTGTTCCATCCTTGCCGATGCAGGCCACGATTCTGATCCTGAATGCCGCCAGGTCGGGCGTCGGCGACCCCGTCCAGCGCTGGATCGTAGAGCCGGGCATCGATCCCGCGGTGATCGAGCGCTGTGTTGGGCAACTTCAGGCTCAGGTGGCCTTCGCGGCAGCGACGGGACATCTCGCTGATTTCAGCAGGGAGCCTGACTACACCCTCTGGAGCGCGGTGACGCAGGACGGGAGCCGCACTGCCGAGTGGTTGGGACGGTACCGTGCAGCGCACTCGTGGCGGCAGCGGATTCGGATCATCGCACGTGCGCCGCGCGTCAATATCGATGATTTGTCTCATCGCTTGGGACGGCAGCCGACACGGTCGGAGATTGTTGCGGAGACGATCCGGCGCGCATCGAAAGCAGGGCAGGAGAGTTGGACATGGTGGCGCGGGCGGTCACGACGTGGCTGA
- a CDS encoding NADP-dependent isocitrate dehydrogenase, producing MEKIKVKNPIVELDGDEMTRIIWTFIKDRLIHPYLDIDLKYYDLGMESRDATDDQITVDAANAIKQYGVGVKCATITPDEARVEEFGLKEMWKSPNGTIRNILGGVIFREPIIISNIPRLVPGWTKPIIIGRHAHGDQYKAQNFKVPGKGKVTITYTPADGSEPMELEVAEFGEDGGVAMGMYNYNKSIEDFARASFNYGLQREVPVYLSTKNTILKAYDGAFKDIFQRIFDTEFKEKFDELGLTYEHRLIDDMVAAALKWEGGYVWACKNYDGDVQSDIVAQGFGSLGLMTSVLMTPDGKTVEAEAAHGTVTRHYRQHQQGKATSTNPIASIFAWTRGIAKRGELDETPEVTKFAETLERVCVETVEEGKMTKDLALLVGKDQAFLTTEEFLAAIDENLQKAMSAA from the coding sequence ATGGAGAAGATCAAGGTCAAGAACCCCATCGTCGAACTCGACGGTGACGAGATGACGCGGATCATCTGGACCTTCATCAAGGACCGCCTGATCCACCCGTACCTCGACATCGATCTGAAGTACTACGACCTGGGTATGGAGTCGCGCGACGCGACCGACGACCAGATCACCGTCGACGCAGCGAACGCGATCAAGCAGTACGGCGTCGGCGTCAAGTGCGCGACGATCACCCCGGACGAGGCCCGCGTCGAGGAGTTCGGCCTCAAGGAGATGTGGAAGAGCCCCAACGGCACGATCCGCAACATCCTCGGCGGCGTGATCTTCCGCGAGCCGATCATCATCAGCAACATCCCGCGTCTGGTGCCGGGCTGGACCAAGCCGATCATCATCGGCCGTCACGCGCACGGTGACCAGTACAAGGCGCAGAACTTCAAGGTGCCCGGCAAGGGCAAGGTGACGATCACCTACACCCCGGCCGACGGCAGCGAGCCGATGGAGCTCGAGGTCGCCGAGTTCGGTGAGGACGGCGGCGTCGCGATGGGTATGTACAACTACAACAAATCCATCGAGGACTTCGCCCGCGCGTCGTTCAACTACGGCCTGCAGCGCGAGGTGCCGGTCTACCTGTCGACCAAGAACACCATCCTCAAGGCGTACGACGGCGCGTTCAAGGACATCTTCCAGCGCATCTTCGACACCGAGTTCAAGGAGAAGTTCGACGAGCTCGGCCTCACCTACGAGCACCGACTGATCGATGACATGGTCGCGGCAGCGCTGAAGTGGGAGGGCGGTTACGTCTGGGCGTGCAAGAACTACGACGGCGACGTGCAGTCCGACATCGTGGCCCAGGGCTTCGGTTCGCTGGGCCTGATGACCTCGGTGCTCATGACCCCTGACGGCAAGACGGTGGAAGCCGAGGCCGCGCACGGCACGGTCACCCGCCACTACCGTCAGCACCAGCAGGGAAAGGCGACCTCGACCAACCCGATCGCGTCGATTTTCGCCTGGACGCGTGGCATCGCCAAGCGCGGGGAACTCGACGAGACCCCGGAGGTCACCAAATTCGCCGAGACGCTTGAGCGCGTCTGCGTCGAGACGGTCGAGGAAGGCAAGATGACCAAGGACCTCGCGCTGCTCGTCGGAAAGGACCAGGCGTTCCTCACCACCGAGGAGTTCCTCGCCGCGATCGACGAAAACCTGCAGAAGGCGATGAGCGCCGCCTGA
- a CDS encoding malate dehydrogenase encodes MSTQPVKVAVTGAAGQIGYSLLFRIASGALLGPDTPVQLQLLEVAPALKALEGVVMELDDCAFPLLHSVEIGDDAEKMFDGANAALLVGAMPRKEGMDRSDLLSANGKIFTGQGAALNKVAADDVKILVTGNPANTNALIAKENAPDIPAERFNALTRLDHNRAKAMLAKKLEVAVDEIKDLAIWGNHDDSMYPDLYNTKVSGKVAADLVDEAWIKDEYIPTVATRGGAIIKARGASSAASAASATIDHMRDWMLGTDQIVSMSVPTDGSYDVPEGIISSFPCRVKNGKYEIVQGLELNDFSKERILASAKRLQDERAAVEKLGLI; translated from the coding sequence GTGAGCACCCAGCCTGTCAAGGTCGCCGTCACCGGCGCCGCCGGCCAGATCGGTTACAGCCTTCTTTTCCGCATCGCCAGCGGAGCCCTGCTCGGCCCGGACACCCCGGTCCAGTTGCAGTTGCTCGAAGTCGCCCCTGCGCTGAAGGCGCTCGAGGGCGTCGTCATGGAACTGGACGACTGCGCGTTCCCGCTGCTGCACTCCGTCGAGATCGGCGACGACGCCGAGAAGATGTTCGACGGCGCCAACGCGGCCCTGCTGGTCGGCGCCATGCCGCGCAAGGAGGGTATGGACCGCTCCGACCTGCTCTCCGCCAACGGCAAGATCTTCACCGGCCAGGGCGCCGCGCTGAACAAGGTCGCCGCCGACGACGTCAAGATCCTGGTCACCGGTAATCCGGCGAACACCAACGCGCTCATCGCCAAGGAGAACGCCCCCGACATCCCGGCCGAGCGGTTCAACGCGCTCACCCGTCTCGACCACAACCGTGCGAAGGCGATGCTCGCCAAGAAGCTCGAGGTCGCGGTCGACGAGATCAAGGACCTCGCGATCTGGGGCAACCACGACGACTCGATGTACCCGGACCTTTACAACACGAAGGTCAGCGGCAAGGTTGCGGCCGACCTGGTCGACGAGGCCTGGATCAAGGACGAGTACATCCCGACCGTCGCCACCCGCGGTGGCGCGATCATCAAGGCGCGCGGTGCATCGTCCGCCGCATCGGCTGCCTCGGCGACCATCGACCACATGCGCGACTGGATGCTCGGCACCGACCAGATCGTCTCGATGTCCGTCCCGACCGACGGCTCGTACGACGTGCCGGAAGGCATCATCTCCTCCTTCCCGTGCCGCGTGAAGAACGGCAAGTACGAGATCGTCCAGGGTCTGGAACTGAACGACTTCAGCAAGGAGCGCATCTTGGCGTCCGCCAAGCGCTTGCAGGACGAGCGCGCCGCGGTGGAGAAGCTCGGCCTCATCTGA
- a CDS encoding DUF3017 domain-containing protein, with product MRRPPLGPAWSLLAAGAVFSIAVLVLGDVRTGGYLLAATAAGGALLRLALPERLAGGIVVRRRGTDVLMYGLLAVALATVFSLVRL from the coding sequence GTGAGGCGTCCGCCGCTCGGTCCGGCCTGGTCTCTGCTGGCCGCCGGCGCCGTGTTCTCCATCGCCGTCCTGGTGCTCGGCGACGTGCGCACGGGCGGTTATCTGCTGGCGGCGACCGCGGCCGGGGGAGCTCTGCTGCGCCTGGCGTTGCCGGAGCGGTTAGCGGGCGGCATCGTCGTCCGTCGCCGAGGCACCGATGTCCTGATGTACGGACTGCTTGCCGTCGCACTCGCGACGGTGTTCTCACTCGTCCGGCTCTGA
- a CDS encoding bifunctional methylenetetrahydrofolate dehydrogenase/methenyltetrahydrofolate cyclohydrolase, translating into MTAIVMDGKATLRAIKDELRTRVAVLAEKGVTPGLGTVLVGDDPASHWYVGAKHKDCESIGIRGLRHDLRASATQAEVEAVIDELNADDACTGFLVQQPTGLDEFALLSRVSPEKDIDGLHPVNLGKLVLGKDGPLPCTPLGAIELLRRYQVPIDGANVVVVGRGLTVGRPLGLLLTRRSENATTTLCHTGTRALANHVREADIVIAAAGVPDLITKDMVKPGAAVMDVGVSRRDGKIAGDVAKDVAEVAGWITPNPGGVGPMTRAMLLSNLVTIAEQKVA; encoded by the coding sequence GTGACCGCAATCGTGATGGACGGCAAGGCGACTCTGCGAGCGATCAAGGACGAACTGCGCACCCGCGTCGCCGTTCTCGCCGAGAAAGGTGTGACTCCCGGTCTCGGCACAGTCCTCGTCGGGGACGACCCCGCGTCGCACTGGTACGTGGGTGCCAAGCACAAGGACTGCGAATCGATCGGCATCCGCGGGTTGCGTCATGACCTTCGCGCGTCGGCCACGCAGGCCGAGGTGGAAGCGGTCATCGACGAACTCAACGCGGACGACGCGTGCACCGGGTTCCTCGTCCAGCAGCCCACCGGCCTCGACGAATTCGCCCTGTTGTCAAGGGTTTCCCCTGAGAAGGACATCGACGGTCTGCACCCGGTGAACCTCGGCAAGCTGGTGCTCGGCAAGGACGGCCCGCTGCCCTGCACTCCGCTCGGCGCGATCGAACTCCTGCGGCGCTACCAGGTGCCGATCGACGGAGCGAACGTCGTCGTGGTCGGACGCGGGCTGACCGTGGGCCGCCCGCTTGGCCTGCTGCTGACCCGCCGCTCGGAGAACGCGACAACCACGTTGTGCCACACCGGAACTCGTGCCCTTGCCAACCACGTCCGCGAAGCCGACATCGTCATCGCCGCGGCCGGAGTGCCCGACCTCATCACCAAGGACATGGTCAAGCCAGGTGCAGCCGTCATGGACGTCGGCGTGAGCCGCCGCGACGGCAAGATCGCCGGCGACGTGGCGAAGGACGTCGCCGAGGTCGCCGGGTGGATCACCCCCAACCCGGGCGGGGTCGGCCCGATGACCCGCGCGATGTTGCTGAGCAATCTGGTCACGATCGCCGAACAGAAGGTGGCGTGA
- a CDS encoding DMT family transporter — protein sequence MSTTTEVHSARVQFLALAGAFSSGAMLAVQSRLNGVVSEHSGRPLMAALWSFGSGLVVLTIAVLVTAPVRRGVLRIIEALRAGRLKWWQCIGGFFGGLLVAVQAWSVPIVGVAIFSVAVVGGQTLNGLLVDRLGLGPAGVHAVTGVRLLAAIVAVVGVVVASTAGGAGEFSLLPAVAAFLVGAGMAVQQAVNGRVSVANKSPMATTWQNFLVGTVTLLVVSLVVLLTSGTHDWTLSSDVPPWALTGGLIGIVFIAITSWAVRITGVLIFGLLAVAGQLLTAVGLDLIDPAARDRIGAQLLIGLLITLVAAVGAGLARNR from the coding sequence ATGTCCACCACTACTGAAGTCCATTCTGCGCGCGTCCAGTTCCTTGCGCTCGCCGGCGCGTTCTCCTCCGGCGCGATGCTCGCTGTCCAGTCACGCTTGAACGGCGTCGTCAGCGAACACAGCGGACGCCCGCTGATGGCGGCGTTGTGGAGCTTCGGCTCCGGACTCGTCGTGTTGACCATCGCTGTGCTGGTGACTGCGCCGGTGCGGCGAGGCGTCCTGCGGATCATCGAAGCGCTGCGAGCCGGCCGGTTGAAGTGGTGGCAGTGCATCGGTGGGTTCTTCGGCGGGCTGTTGGTGGCCGTGCAGGCGTGGTCGGTGCCGATCGTCGGTGTCGCAATCTTCAGCGTGGCCGTTGTCGGCGGGCAGACCCTGAACGGACTGCTCGTCGACCGGCTCGGACTGGGACCGGCGGGAGTGCATGCGGTGACCGGTGTCCGGTTGCTCGCCGCGATCGTGGCTGTCGTGGGAGTCGTGGTCGCTTCGACCGCCGGAGGGGCGGGGGAGTTCTCGCTGTTGCCCGCGGTCGCTGCGTTCCTGGTGGGAGCCGGTATGGCGGTCCAGCAGGCGGTCAACGGACGCGTGTCGGTCGCGAACAAGAGTCCGATGGCGACGACCTGGCAGAACTTCTTAGTCGGCACCGTCACGCTGCTCGTCGTGAGCCTCGTCGTGCTGCTGACGTCCGGGACTCACGATTGGACGCTGTCGAGCGACGTGCCGCCCTGGGCGCTGACCGGCGGACTGATCGGGATCGTCTTCATCGCGATCACGTCGTGGGCGGTACGGATCACCGGCGTGTTGATCTTCGGCCTGCTCGCCGTCGCCGGTCAGCTGTTGACGGCCGTCGGTCTTGATCTGATCGATCCTGCGGCCCGAGACCGCATCGGTGCGCAACTGTTGATCGGACTGCTGATCACATTGGTCGCGGCCGTGGGGGCAGGTCTCGCCCGCAATCGCTGA
- the purH gene encoding bifunctional phosphoribosylaminoimidazolecarboxamide formyltransferase/IMP cyclohydrolase has translation MSVDQRPIKRALVSVYDKTGLEDLARGLHEAGVELVSTGGSAALIEKLALPVTKVEDLTGFPECLDGRVKTLHPRVHAGILADTRKPEHVTQLGELGVEPFDLVVSNLYPFTQTVASGASPDECVEQIDIGGPSMVRAAAKNHPSVAIVTDPASYDAVLEAVRAGGFTLEQRKRLAAEAFVHTATYDVHVASWMGNVLTDTSDGDGYPAWIGATWTKSQTLRYGENPHQSAALYDNGFQPGGPGLAQGELLHGKPMSFNNYTDADAAHRAAYDQGDEPTVAIIKHANPCGIAVGSDIADAHRKAHACDPVSAFGGVIAANRTVTREMAETVKDIFTEVVIAPDFESEALEVLQGKKNIRLLKVAPRRMGGDMRHIFGGMLLQDGDALDAEVTDESGTVIGGDEVDNWRLVAGNAADEATLADLRFAWRAVRAVKSNAILLAKDGASVGVGMGQVNRVDSSHLAVSRAGEERARGAVASSDAFFPFADGLQVLIDAGVKAVVAPGGSMRDQEVIDAANAAGVTTYFTGTRHFAH, from the coding sequence ATGTCCGTCGATCAACGTCCGATCAAGCGCGCCCTCGTCTCCGTGTACGACAAGACCGGGCTGGAGGATCTGGCCCGCGGTCTGCACGAGGCCGGTGTGGAACTCGTCTCGACCGGGGGCTCGGCCGCCCTCATCGAGAAGCTCGCTCTGCCGGTCACCAAGGTCGAGGACCTCACCGGCTTCCCCGAATGCCTCGACGGACGCGTGAAGACGCTGCACCCGCGGGTGCACGCCGGCATCCTGGCGGACACGCGCAAGCCCGAGCACGTCACGCAGTTGGGCGAGCTGGGGGTCGAGCCGTTCGACCTGGTGGTCAGCAACCTGTACCCGTTCACCCAGACCGTCGCCTCCGGTGCCTCACCCGACGAGTGCGTCGAGCAGATCGACATCGGCGGCCCCTCGATGGTGCGTGCCGCCGCCAAGAACCACCCGAGCGTCGCGATCGTCACCGATCCGGCGTCGTACGACGCGGTGCTGGAGGCGGTCCGCGCGGGTGGGTTCACGCTCGAGCAGCGCAAGCGTCTGGCAGCGGAGGCCTTCGTGCACACCGCTACCTATGACGTCCATGTGGCGTCCTGGATGGGCAACGTGCTCACCGACACCTCCGACGGCGACGGCTACCCGGCGTGGATCGGTGCCACCTGGACCAAGTCACAGACGCTGCGTTACGGAGAGAACCCTCACCAGTCGGCAGCGTTGTACGACAACGGTTTCCAGCCCGGCGGCCCCGGCCTGGCGCAGGGTGAACTGCTGCACGGCAAGCCGATGAGTTTCAACAACTACACCGACGCGGACGCCGCCCACCGGGCCGCGTACGACCAGGGCGACGAGCCGACCGTCGCGATCATCAAGCACGCCAACCCGTGCGGGATCGCCGTCGGCTCCGACATCGCGGACGCGCACCGCAAGGCGCACGCGTGCGACCCGGTGTCGGCGTTCGGCGGTGTCATCGCAGCGAACCGGACGGTGACCCGCGAGATGGCCGAGACGGTCAAGGACATCTTTACCGAGGTCGTCATCGCGCCCGATTTCGAGTCCGAGGCGCTGGAGGTGCTTCAGGGCAAGAAGAACATCCGCCTGCTCAAGGTCGCGCCCCGACGCATGGGCGGCGACATGCGACACATCTTCGGCGGCATGTTGCTGCAGGACGGCGACGCGCTCGACGCCGAGGTCACGGACGAGTCCGGGACAGTGATCGGGGGCGACGAGGTCGACAACTGGCGCCTGGTCGCCGGCAACGCGGCCGACGAGGCGACGCTCGCCGATCTGCGCTTCGCCTGGCGGGCTGTGCGTGCGGTGAAGTCGAACGCGATCCTGCTCGCCAAGGACGGTGCGTCCGTCGGCGTCGGGATGGGCCAGGTCAACCGGGTCGACTCCTCCCACCTCGCGGTCTCACGCGCGGGTGAAGAGCGAGCTCGCGGCGCTGTCGCCTCGTCCGACGCGTTCTTCCCGTTCGCCGACGGACTCCAAGTGCTGATCGACGCCGGGGTGAAAGCCGTTGTCGCACCTGGTGGTTCGATGCGCGACCAGGAAGTGATCGACGCCGCGAACGCCGCCGGTGTGACGACGTACTTCACCGGCACGCGCCACTTCGCGCACTGA